A window of Aliarcobacter trophiarum LMG 25534 contains these coding sequences:
- the nuoK gene encoding NADH-quinone oxidoreductase subunit NuoK, with protein sequence MITLSSYAFVSMILFSIGAIGVIARRNIFVIYMSLELMLNGVNLFLVTFARYHFNIEPQIISIMVISIAAAEAAIFLSIVILLFRSKKSLDTDLFTSLSQGEKR encoded by the coding sequence ATGATAACACTTAGTTCTTATGCCTTTGTATCTATGATTTTATTCTCAATAGGTGCTATTGGAGTAATTGCAAGAAGAAATATATTTGTAATTTATATGTCTCTTGAGCTTATGCTAAATGGAGTAAATCTATTTTTAGTAACATTTGCAAGATACCATTTTAATATTGAACCACAAATTATCTCTATTATGGTTATCTCTATTGCTGCAGCTGAAGCTGCTATATTTTTGTCAATAGTAATATTGCTATTTAGATCTAAAAAATCTTTAGATACAGATCTATTTACATCTCTATCACAAGGAGAAAAAAGATGA
- a CDS encoding NADH-quinone oxidoreductase subunit J family protein — protein sequence MADILFIALAFFAITGAIAMLVYRSPMFSALGLLITMLSVAGMFALLNATLLFMVQIIVYAGAIMALILFILMFLNIKEEDLPKEPKKFMLIGFGAILMIPLNILVLKAVSNLPNKDLTPIESDFGTIKPVGLILYNEWIIAFELISILLLIALVGSVVLAKRRKTKITSKED from the coding sequence ATGGCTGATATACTATTTATTGCTTTAGCATTTTTTGCAATTACTGGTGCTATTGCTATGTTGGTTTACAGAAGTCCAATGTTTAGCGCATTGGGGCTTTTAATTACCATGCTAAGTGTTGCTGGAATGTTTGCACTTTTAAATGCAACTTTGTTATTTATGGTTCAAATTATCGTTTATGCTGGTGCTATTATGGCTTTAATTCTATTTATTTTGATGTTCTTAAATATCAAAGAAGAAGATTTACCAAAAGAGCCAAAAAAGTTTATGCTTATTGGTTTTGGTGCTATTTTAATGATACCTCTAAATATATTGGTTCTAAAAGCAGTTTCAAATCTTCCAAATAAAGATTTGACTCCTATAGAGAGTGATTTTGGAACTATAAAACCTGTTGGATTGATACTTTATAATGAGTGGATTATTGCATTTGAGTTAATCTCAATTTTACTTCTAATTGCACTTGTAGGCTCTGTTGTTCTTGCAAAAAGAAGAAAAACTAAAATAACTTCAAAGGAGGATTAA
- a CDS encoding NuoI/complex I 23 kDa subunit family protein yields the protein MAIKIVPRYGNSFKDKLYIPAIAGGMKTTFKHFFKNLKDVEGLPTLQYPEVQPTDITERYRGVHRLTKHDDGTEKCVACFMCATACPAECIFIEAEERFDGVDEKRPKEFKIDLLECVFCGYCVEACPCDAIRMDTGIFSFTAGTREEFVLDKKALMKNERSKDFE from the coding sequence ATGGCAATAAAAATAGTACCAAGATATGGAAATTCATTTAAAGATAAATTATATATCCCAGCAATTGCTGGAGGTATGAAGACAACTTTTAAACACTTTTTTAAAAACTTAAAAGATGTTGAGGGTTTACCTACTTTACAATATCCAGAAGTTCAACCAACGGATATAACTGAAAGGTATAGAGGTGTTCATAGATTAACAAAACATGATGATGGAACAGAAAAATGTGTTGCTTGTTTTATGTGTGCAACTGCATGTCCAGCTGAATGTATCTTTATTGAAGCCGAAGAGAGATTTGATGGTGTTGATGAAAAAAGACCAAAAGAGTTTAAAATAGACCTTCTTGAGTGTGTATTTTGTGGATACTGTGTAGAAGCTTGTCCATGTGATGCAATACGAATGGATACAGGAATTTTCTCATTTACAGCAGGGACTAGAGAAGAGTTTGTATTAGATAAAAAAGCTCTTATGAAAAATGAGAGATCAAAGGATTTTGAATAA
- a CDS encoding complex I subunit 1/NuoH family protein, which yields MSTTIIIIVNIALSVVLAVGLTPLWVWWERRIAGFIQDRSGPNRCSIGVIRLGGLVQAVADMLKLIFKEDFTPSHIKHKFFFTIAPAIVFLCSFLTFAVIPYADVLVIDGKAHTMQAIPNHLGIMWFLAFAGLSVYGIILGGYSSQSKYGLLGSIRASAQVISYEAAMGLSIISMIISYGSIHLTDIVNAQTGTYLGVIPMWGIFIQPLAAIIFIVCSFAETNRAPFDLAEGESEIVAGYHTEYSAMKFGLFQVGEYAAMSASSALIVTLFFGGYQIPWMDTASIQSNINYVILAIIILLPIKIFIFTKWMKKNNKRVGNDTSREKETKILTIAFWTICIAIVGLLVSFLVTGLGTNGVNIATAVIQIGAFMVKFFMMAFVYMWVRWTVLRIRYDQLQMLGWKVLIPLALLNIVITATIVVLGS from the coding sequence ATGAGTACTACAATTATAATTATTGTAAATATTGCCTTATCAGTGGTTCTTGCCGTTGGGCTAACACCACTTTGGGTTTGGTGGGAGAGAAGAATTGCTGGATTTATTCAAGATAGAAGTGGTCCAAATAGATGTAGCATTGGAGTTATAAGACTAGGTGGTCTTGTTCAAGCAGTTGCTGATATGCTAAAACTTATCTTTAAAGAAGATTTTACACCTTCTCATATAAAACATAAGTTTTTCTTTACAATTGCTCCTGCTATTGTTTTTTTATGCTCTTTTTTAACTTTTGCTGTTATTCCATATGCTGATGTTTTAGTAATTGATGGAAAAGCGCATACAATGCAAGCCATTCCAAATCACCTTGGAATTATGTGGTTTTTGGCATTTGCTGGACTTAGTGTATATGGAATTATTTTGGGTGGTTACTCATCACAAAGTAAATATGGTCTTTTAGGTTCAATTAGAGCATCTGCTCAAGTAATATCATATGAAGCTGCTATGGGATTATCTATTATCTCTATGATTATCTCTTATGGTTCTATTCACTTAACAGATATTGTAAATGCTCAAACAGGAACTTATCTTGGAGTTATCCCTATGTGGGGAATATTTATTCAACCTCTTGCTGCTATTATTTTTATAGTTTGTTCATTTGCTGAGACAAACAGAGCACCTTTTGATTTAGCAGAAGGAGAAAGTGAAATAGTTGCAGGGTATCATACAGAGTATAGTGCTATGAAATTTGGACTATTTCAAGTTGGTGAATATGCAGCTATGAGTGCATCAAGTGCTTTAATAGTTACTCTGTTTTTTGGTGGATATCAAATTCCTTGGATGGATACAGCATCTATTCAATCAAATATAAATTATGTTATTTTGGCAATAATTATTTTACTTCCAATTAAAATATTTATATTTACAAAATGGATGAAGAAAAACAATAAAAGAGTTGGGAATGATACAAGTAGAGAGAAAGAGACAAAGATTTTAACTATTGCTTTTTGGACAATCTGTATTGCGATAGTTGGGCTTTTAGTATCATTTTTAGTAACTGGTTTAGGAACAAATGGAGTAAATATTGCAACAGCAGTTATTCAAATTGGAGCCTTTATGGTTAAATTCTTTATGATGGCTTTTGTATATATGTGGGTTAGATGGACTGTTTTAAGAATTAGATATGACCAACTACAAATGCTAGGATGGAAAGTTTTAATTCCACTAGCTTTATTAAATATTGTAATAACAGCAACTATTGTTGTATTAGGAAGTTAA
- a CDS encoding 2Fe-2S iron-sulfur cluster-binding protein: protein MADQVSITINGVQFQATKGSLLIDKLLDEKIHIPHFCYHQALGKDGNCRMCMVEIEGQKRPQIACDTPIKDGMIIRTKGEKIENVRKDILELELINHPIDCPTCDQAGECKLQDYYMESGFYASRVNIDNKNNARKRVDLGSNVMLDQERCVLCLRCVRFCKDITKTAELGVIDRTDHSVIGTFPGRPLDNPYAMNVVDLCPVGALTSKEFRFKQRVWFLQSFEAICNGCSKGCNINVDHRKEKYKDDIIYRFRPRTNRAVNGWFMCDYGRLSYENDAKNRFTTALIDKNETNISNAIINIFKELSSEDTKLILLSPNLSYEEMINVKALANKLNIKLSGYSPNSYDEAFADDWLKKADRTANRASFKELEIDESKEFFEKALNDAKTVFVLENSYFEDKLNLLENKKLISLFSHHCLSVGNSHIALPVASFYEKSGSYINCDGIRQKVVSKLDKDIPMPTITTIIENIKSMIEKGTI from the coding sequence ATGGCTGATCAAGTTAGTATAACAATTAATGGAGTTCAATTTCAAGCTACTAAAGGTAGCTTGTTAATTGATAAATTATTGGATGAGAAAATCCATATCCCTCACTTTTGTTATCATCAAGCGTTGGGAAAAGATGGAAATTGTAGAATGTGTATGGTTGAGATTGAAGGTCAGAAAAGACCTCAAATCGCATGTGATACACCAATTAAAGATGGTATGATTATAAGAACAAAAGGTGAAAAAATAGAAAATGTTCGAAAAGATATTTTAGAACTAGAACTTATAAATCACCCTATAGATTGTCCTACATGTGATCAAGCTGGTGAGTGTAAACTACAAGATTACTATATGGAATCAGGTTTTTATGCTTCAAGAGTAAATATTGATAACAAAAATAATGCAAGAAAAAGAGTTGATTTAGGTTCAAATGTTATGCTAGATCAAGAGAGATGCGTACTTTGTCTTAGATGTGTAAGATTTTGTAAAGATATTACAAAAACTGCAGAGCTAGGTGTAATTGATAGAACAGACCACTCAGTAATTGGAACATTCCCAGGACGACCATTAGACAATCCATATGCTATGAATGTTGTTGATTTATGTCCTGTTGGAGCATTAACAAGTAAAGAGTTTAGATTTAAGCAAAGAGTTTGGTTTTTACAAAGTTTTGAAGCTATTTGTAATGGTTGTTCAAAAGGGTGTAATATAAATGTAGATCATAGAAAAGAGAAATATAAAGACGATATTATATATAGATTTAGACCTAGAACAAATAGAGCAGTAAATGGTTGGTTTATGTGTGATTATGGAAGATTGTCTTATGAAAATGATGCAAAAAATAGATTTACAACAGCCCTAATTGATAAAAACGAGACAAATATTTCAAATGCTATTATTAATATCTTTAAAGAGCTTTCAAGTGAAGATACTAAACTAATACTTTTAAGTCCTAATCTATCATATGAAGAGATGATAAATGTAAAAGCTCTAGCAAATAAATTAAATATAAAACTAAGTGGTTATTCGCCAAATAGTTATGATGAAGCATTTGCTGATGATTGGTTAAAAAAAGCTGATAGAACTGCTAATAGAGCATCTTTTAAAGAGCTTGAAATAGATGAGTCTAAAGAGTTTTTTGAAAAGGCTTTAAATGATGCAAAAACTGTTTTTGTTTTAGAAAATAGCTATTTTGAAGATAAGTTAAATTTACTTGAAAATAAAAAACTTATCTCTTTATTCTCTCACCATTGTTTAAGTGTAGGAAATTCGCACATTGCCCTTCCTGTTGCCTCATTTTATGAAAAAAGTGGTTCATACATAAACTGTGATGGAATAAGACAAAAAGTTGTATCAAAATTGGATAAAGATATTCCAATGCCTACAATTACAACAATTATAGAAAACATAAAATCTATGATTGAAAAAGGAACTATATGA
- a CDS encoding citrate synthase: MAKNTMTFTDNRNGKSYEYNIVDGTRGPSVVDISTFYKDSGMFTFDPGYTSTAACESKITFIDGENSELKYRGYDIADLAGKHSFLDVSFLLMNGRLPTKDESKNLDLEIRHRSFVDEGIIRLFDALPDKAHPMATMAASTMALSAFYKDHLHLEDEDEYRTMQNRIMAKMPTIAAMAYRNSIGTPMIYPDINRYFTENFLYMLRAYPGGKMKYLGNGKNQEITQIEVDALDAILTLHADHEQNASTTTVRNVGSTEAHPYVAIASGISALWGAAHGGANEKVMDQLRMIGDVKNVPSFIAKAKDKNDPFRLMGFGHRVYKNRDPRADTLRDLQGQLREKLNLDSKLIDIATAVEEAALKDDYFKERGLYPNIDFYSGVILTALKIPVEMFTPIFVIGRTPGWIAQWAEFKRDPKHKIARPRQLYTGK, translated from the coding sequence ATGGCAAAGAATACGATGACTTTTACTGACAATAGAAATGGTAAATCTTATGAGTACAATATTGTAGATGGTACAAGAGGACCAAGTGTTGTAGATATTTCTACTTTTTATAAAGATTCAGGAATGTTTACATTTGACCCTGGATATACTTCAACTGCTGCTTGTGAATCAAAAATTACATTTATTGATGGCGAAAACTCGGAGCTTAAATATAGAGGTTATGATATAGCTGATTTAGCTGGTAAACACTCATTTTTAGATGTATCTTTCTTACTTATGAACGGAAGACTTCCAACTAAAGATGAATCAAAAAATCTTGATTTAGAAATAAGACATAGATCTTTTGTTGATGAAGGAATTATTAGACTATTTGATGCTCTACCTGATAAAGCTCATCCAATGGCAACAATGGCAGCTTCAACTATGGCACTATCTGCATTTTATAAGGATCATTTACATTTAGAAGATGAAGATGAGTATAGAACAATGCAAAATAGAATTATGGCTAAAATGCCTACAATTGCAGCTATGGCATATAGAAACTCAATTGGAACACCTATGATATATCCAGATATTAATAGATACTTCACAGAAAACTTCTTATATATGTTAAGAGCATATCCAGGTGGAAAAATGAAGTATTTAGGAAATGGTAAAAATCAAGAGATTACTCAAATTGAAGTTGATGCACTTGATGCTATTTTAACTCTTCATGCAGATCATGAACAAAATGCTTCTACAACAACAGTTAGAAATGTTGGTTCGACTGAAGCTCACCCTTATGTAGCAATTGCTTCAGGAATTTCAGCACTTTGGGGAGCGGCTCACGGTGGAGCAAATGAGAAAGTTATGGATCAATTAAGAATGATTGGTGATGTTAAAAATGTACCAAGCTTTATTGCAAAAGCTAAAGATAAAAATGATCCATTTAGACTTATGGGATTTGGCCATAGAGTTTATAAAAATAGAGATCCAAGAGCTGATACTTTAAGAGATTTACAAGGTCAATTAAGAGAAAAATTAAACCTTGATTCAAAATTAATTGATATTGCAACTGCTGTTGAAGAAGCTGCTCTAAAAGATGATTACTTTAAAGAAAGAGGACTATATCCAAATATTGACTTCTATTCAGGAGTTATCTTAACAGCACTTAAAATTCCAGTAGAGATGTTTACACCTATTTTTGTTATTGGAAGAACACCAGGATGGATTGCTCAATGGGCAGAGTTCAAAAGAGATCCAAAACATAAAATTGCTAGACCAAGACAATTATATACAGGTAAATAA
- the nuoF gene encoding NADH-quinone oxidoreductase subunit NuoF — protein sequence MITKIVSKNFDIPNSHKLEVALANGRYSSIDKLFTMKPEEVTAEVTKSGLRGKGGGGAACGPKWELMPPVDERPRYLIVNGDESEPGTFKDRQIFQYDPHLLIEGIICTCWAIQANHAYIYIRGEYKFFIDRLNEAIQEAYKAKIIGDKIMDKYDFKVDITVHRGGGAYICGEKSALIESIEGKRGHPRLKPHGKECEWFYGDPATVNNVETISSVPNIVENGSEGYTKYGTEKSPGTMLFAISGPVKNPGVYELQYGNKMIDFLNEVGGGMLDGKKLKAIIPGGTSCPILTADEVEKAVLDYESMWDIGSTLGTGGMIVIDDSACMVEVAKNIIEFYHHESCGQCTPCREGCGWIDKIIRDIIEGCGSSNDLQTILDVCETMNGKTVCVFAPAVKDIIASIVKKFRSEFDAYIKKV from the coding sequence ATGATAACTAAAATAGTAAGTAAAAATTTTGATATTCCAAATTCTCATAAACTTGAAGTTGCTCTTGCAAATGGTAGATACTCTTCTATAGATAAACTTTTTACTATGAAACCTGAAGAGGTTACTGCTGAAGTTACAAAATCAGGGCTTAGAGGAAAAGGTGGTGGTGGAGCCGCTTGTGGTCCTAAATGGGAACTTATGCCACCAGTTGATGAAAGACCTAGATATTTAATAGTAAATGGTGATGAGAGTGAACCTGGAACTTTTAAAGATAGACAGATTTTTCAATATGACCCACATCTTTTAATAGAAGGTATTATTTGTACTTGTTGGGCAATCCAAGCAAATCATGCTTATATTTATATAAGAGGAGAGTATAAGTTTTTTATAGATAGATTAAATGAAGCTATACAAGAAGCTTATAAAGCAAAAATCATTGGTGATAAAATTATGGATAAGTATGATTTCAAAGTTGATATTACTGTTCATAGAGGTGGAGGAGCCTATATTTGTGGAGAAAAATCTGCACTTATAGAGTCAATAGAAGGGAAAAGAGGACATCCTAGATTAAAACCACATGGAAAAGAGTGTGAATGGTTTTATGGAGATCCAGCAACTGTAAACAATGTTGAAACTATCTCATCTGTACCAAATATTGTAGAAAATGGCTCTGAAGGTTATACAAAATATGGAACAGAAAAATCACCAGGAACTATGCTTTTTGCTATTTCAGGACCTGTTAAAAACCCAGGAGTTTATGAACTTCAATATGGTAACAAAATGATTGACTTCTTAAATGAAGTTGGTGGTGGAATGCTTGATGGTAAAAAGTTAAAAGCTATCATTCCAGGTGGAACTTCATGTCCAATACTAACAGCTGATGAAGTAGAAAAAGCAGTATTAGATTATGAGTCAATGTGGGATATAGGTTCAACTTTAGGTACAGGAGGTATGATTGTAATTGATGATAGTGCATGTATGGTTGAAGTTGCAAAAAATATTATTGAATTTTATCATCATGAATCGTGTGGTCAATGTACACCTTGTAGAGAAGGTTGTGGTTGGATTGATAAAATTATAAGAGATATTATAGAGGGTTGTGGCTCTTCAAATGATTTACAAACAATACTTGATGTTTGCGAAACTATGAATGGAAAAACAGTTTGTGTTTTCGCACCTGCTGTTAAAGACATTATTGCAAGTATTGTAAAGAAATTTAGAAGTGAATTTGACGCTTATATCAAAAAAGTATAG
- a CDS encoding NADH-quinone oxidoreductase subunit NuoE family protein, translated as MSSFKYTPENEAKFQEYASRYPKIDSCMLPALWLVQEQEGWVSPEAMVYVASKVEKSPMQVYEVATFYTMFNLKPKGKYHIELCKTVSCMLMGARELKAYIKESLGLEPGQTSADGLFTFSEVECQGACGGAPMIALNNVYHEKLTKEKLEKIIWECKNDN; from the coding sequence ATGAGTAGTTTTAAATATACACCAGAAAATGAAGCAAAATTTCAAGAGTATGCTTCAAGATATCCAAAAATCGACTCTTGTATGCTACCAGCTTTATGGTTAGTACAAGAACAAGAAGGTTGGGTAAGTCCAGAAGCTATGGTTTATGTAGCTAGTAAAGTAGAAAAAAGCCCAATGCAAGTATATGAGGTTGCAACCTTTTATACAATGTTTAATTTAAAACCAAAAGGTAAGTATCATATTGAACTATGTAAAACAGTTTCATGTATGCTAATGGGTGCAAGAGAGCTTAAAGCTTATATAAAAGAGAGCTTAGGATTAGAACCTGGTCAAACAAGTGCTGATGGACTTTTTACTTTTAGTGAAGTTGAGTGTCAAGGTGCTTGTGGAGGCGCTCCAATGATTGCACTAAATAATGTTTATCATGAAAAACTTACAAAAGAGAAGCTAGAGAAAATAATTTGGGAGTGTAAAAATGATAACTAA
- a CDS encoding NADH-quinone oxidoreductase subunit D yields the protein MLKCDLLVDSKDLRATLLKLKKDEDFTILLDMTAVDYLKFPDSTPSRFAVVYVLRSSDFKKETTVKAFVNDETLSIDSVYDLFPSANWAEREAYDQYGVLFTNHPNLKRVLNHQQFEGHPLRKDYKITKGQICTETDDLMDEMMPLLKSKNYSDDEIADLMLLNVGPSHPASHGTIRNFVALEGETIAACVTEIGYLHRGFEKACEHHTYSQVIPYTDRLNYCSAILNNIGWAKAIEDMMKIEITPRAKMIRVVIGELSRIIDHFVCNAANMVDLGGLTSLWYLFGARDQAYDLLSKLTGARLTNTYTRIGGLEFDLYDGFDKDLEEVLKTSEKAISDVLSLIAHNKLFHDRTQDIGVIKSDFALANGISGPNLRATGVAHDLRKDKPYYGYENFDFDLVIGSHGDVYDRMMCRFEESIQSIKIIRQAMKNMPDGAINVYAPNAVLPLKKDVYGNIEGLMNQFKLTFEGILVPKGEYYSSTEATNGELGFFIVSDGSGRPYKVKCRPPCFYSLAAYSKIVEGTMLADAVVTMASLNFIAGEFDR from the coding sequence ATGCTTAAATGTGATTTATTAGTTGATTCAAAAGATTTAAGAGCTACTCTTTTAAAATTGAAAAAAGATGAAGATTTTACAATTCTTTTAGATATGACTGCAGTTGATTATTTAAAATTTCCAGATTCAACACCTAGTAGATTTGCTGTTGTTTATGTTTTAAGAAGCTCTGATTTCAAAAAAGAGACTACTGTAAAAGCCTTCGTAAATGATGAAACTTTAAGTATTGATTCAGTTTATGATCTTTTTCCATCTGCAAATTGGGCAGAAAGAGAAGCATATGATCAATATGGAGTATTATTTACAAATCATCCTAACTTAAAAAGAGTTTTAAATCATCAACAGTTTGAAGGGCACCCTTTGAGAAAAGATTATAAAATCACTAAAGGGCAAATTTGTACAGAGACTGATGATTTAATGGATGAGATGATGCCTTTACTTAAATCAAAAAACTATTCTGATGATGAAATAGCAGATTTAATGCTTTTAAATGTTGGTCCATCTCACCCTGCAAGTCATGGAACTATAAGAAACTTTGTAGCACTTGAAGGTGAGACAATAGCTGCTTGTGTTACTGAAATTGGATATTTACATAGAGGTTTTGAAAAAGCCTGTGAACATCACACTTACTCTCAAGTAATCCCATATACTGATAGATTAAATTATTGTAGTGCTATTTTAAACAACATAGGTTGGGCAAAAGCTATTGAAGATATGATGAAAATTGAGATAACTCCTAGAGCCAAAATGATAAGAGTAGTAATTGGTGAGTTAAGCCGTATAATTGACCACTTTGTTTGTAATGCAGCAAATATGGTTGATTTAGGTGGACTTACAAGCCTTTGGTATCTATTTGGAGCAAGAGATCAAGCTTATGATCTATTATCAAAACTTACAGGAGCTAGACTTACAAATACATATACAAGAATTGGTGGTTTGGAGTTTGATTTATACGATGGTTTTGACAAAGATTTAGAAGAAGTCCTAAAAACATCTGAAAAAGCAATCTCAGATGTACTATCATTGATAGCTCATAATAAGCTTTTCCATGATAGAACACAAGACATTGGAGTTATAAAATCTGATTTTGCACTTGCTAATGGTATTTCTGGACCAAACTTAAGAGCAACAGGAGTTGCTCATGATTTAAGAAAAGATAAACCATACTACGGATATGAAAACTTTGATTTTGATCTAGTTATTGGAAGTCATGGAGATGTTTATGACAGAATGATGTGTAGATTTGAAGAGTCTATTCAATCTATAAAAATAATAAGACAAGCTATGAAAAATATGCCAGATGGTGCAATAAATGTATATGCACCAAATGCAGTGCTTCCTTTGAAAAAAGATGTTTATGGAAATATTGAAGGATTAATGAACCAATTTAAACTTACTTTTGAAGGAATTTTAGTTCCTAAAGGTGAGTATTACAGCTCAACTGAAGCTACGAATGGTGAATTAGGATTTTTTATTGTAAGTGATGGAAGTGGAAGACCTTATAAAGTAAAATGTAGACCACCTTGTTTTTACTCACTTGCTGCTTATTCAAAAATAGTTGAAGGAACAATGTTAGCTGATGCCGTTGTTACAATGGCTAGTTTGAATTTTATTGCTGGGGAGTTTGATAGATAA
- a CDS encoding NADH-quinone oxidoreductase subunit B — MGLGVESSLGDSILTTKLDAAINWGRSYSLWPMAFGTACCGIEFMAVAASRYDVSRFGAEVVRFSPRQADLLIVAGTISYKQAPILKKIYEQMCEPKWVISMGACASSGGFYDNYATVQGIDEIIPVDEYVAGCPPRPEAVLDAIMRIQEKAKNESIIKDRVKEYKGFLDA, encoded by the coding sequence ATGGGATTAGGAGTTGAATCAAGTTTAGGAGATAGCATTCTTACTACAAAGTTAGATGCAGCTATTAACTGGGGAAGGTCATACTCTCTTTGGCCTATGGCATTTGGAACTGCTTGTTGTGGTATTGAGTTTATGGCTGTTGCCGCTTCTAGATATGATGTTTCAAGATTTGGAGCTGAAGTTGTACGATTTTCTCCAAGACAAGCAGATTTATTGATAGTTGCTGGAACTATCTCATATAAACAAGCTCCAATTTTAAAAAAGATTTATGAGCAGATGTGTGAACCAAAATGGGTTATCTCTATGGGAGCATGTGCCTCTAGTGGTGGATTTTATGACAACTATGCAACTGTTCAAGGAATTGATGAAATTATTCCAGTTGATGAGTATGTTGCTGGTTGCCCACCAAGACCAGAAGCTGTTCTTGATGCAATTATGAGAATTCAAGAGAAAGCAAAAAATGAGTCAATTATTAAAGATAGAGTTAAAGAGTATAAAGGATTTTTAGATGCTTAA
- a CDS encoding NADH-quinone oxidoreductase subunit A: protein MSAELILASAIFIAIGVILAVVFMLTKFIGPQNKDSVMKNNVYESGVTNPVGTTNNRFSVKFYLVAISFLLFDVEVIFMFPWAVNVVDLGVAGLFKMFIFMGLLFIGLIYIYKKKALSWD, encoded by the coding sequence ATGTCTGCTGAATTAATCTTAGCATCTGCTATATTTATTGCCATTGGCGTAATTCTTGCAGTTGTTTTTATGCTTACCAAATTTATTGGTCCTCAAAACAAAGACTCTGTTATGAAAAACAATGTCTATGAAAGTGGGGTTACAAATCCTGTTGGAACAACAAACAATAGATTTTCTGTAAAATTCTATTTGGTTGCTATCTCATTTTTACTTTTTGATGTGGAAGTGATTTTTATGTTTCCTTGGGCTGTAAATGTTGTTGATCTGGGAGTTGCTGGACTATTTAAGATGTTTATCTTTATGGGACTGTTATTTATTGGATTAATTTATATCTATAAGAAAAAGGCTTTATCATGGGATTAG